Proteins encoded within one genomic window of Candidatus Brevundimonas colombiensis:
- a CDS encoding polysaccharide export protein has product MLSDRRLFLLTLGSASLAASLAACGGGAGASRSSFDGPRRDSDLAGVPFAQWTDREPEYLLYPGDEIEVATPTAAELTRTVKIGPDGRIALPLIGSVMAADQTLPQLQQTLSGAYASQLIRPVVEVALRQAGPIRVWVDGEVRTPGVFEMVGDLEAYQAIIQAGGFAPTSRPDQVALIRRGPGGSRMMRVVDLRPRRGEVVPLRRSDILFVPRSTLGELAAFFTQVRAALPVGFSYSINGTRGNGLAQF; this is encoded by the coding sequence ATGCTGTCTGATCGCCGCCTGTTTTTGCTGACCCTGGGTTCAGCCTCCCTCGCGGCCTCGCTGGCGGCGTGCGGCGGCGGCGCGGGCGCATCGCGTTCCTCCTTCGACGGACCGCGCCGGGACAGCGACCTCGCGGGCGTCCCCTTCGCGCAATGGACGGATCGAGAGCCGGAGTATCTGCTCTATCCGGGCGACGAGATCGAGGTGGCCACGCCGACGGCGGCGGAGTTGACGCGCACGGTCAAGATCGGACCGGATGGTCGCATCGCCCTGCCCCTGATCGGTTCAGTGATGGCGGCGGATCAAACCCTGCCCCAACTGCAACAGACCCTTTCGGGCGCCTATGCGTCCCAACTGATCCGGCCTGTTGTCGAGGTCGCCCTGCGCCAGGCCGGGCCGATCCGCGTCTGGGTCGATGGCGAGGTCAGGACGCCCGGCGTCTTCGAGATGGTCGGCGACCTGGAGGCCTATCAGGCGATCATTCAGGCCGGCGGCTTCGCGCCCACCTCTCGGCCGGATCAGGTGGCCCTGATCCGCCGTGGTCCGGGCGGGTCACGCATGATGCGGGTCGTCGATCTGCGGCCGAGGCGCGGCGAGGTCGTGCCTTTGAGGCGCAGCGATATCCTGTTCGTGCCGCGCTCGACACTGGGCGAACTGGCGGCCTTCTTCACACAGGTTCGCGCCGCCCTGCCCGTCGGCTTCAGCTATTCGATCAACGGCACGCGCGGCAACGGCCTAGCTCAGTTCTGA
- a CDS encoding sel1 repeat family protein: MNAQELAHDLQAQDEGLPLPTPDMSGDDLFKLGMMYSAGSGGCPMDRVSAHMIFNLAAMKGSVEARVYRREMSMEMEREEIAEAQKAARRYIDQGVVQLVA; encoded by the coding sequence ATGAACGCGCAAGAACTGGCGCACGATCTGCAGGCTCAGGACGAGGGGCTGCCGCTGCCGACGCCGGATATGTCCGGCGACGACCTGTTCAAGTTGGGCATGATGTATTCGGCCGGATCGGGCGGTTGTCCAATGGACCGGGTGTCGGCCCATATGATCTTCAACCTGGCGGCCATGAAAGGCTCGGTCGAGGCGCGCGTCTATCGTCGCGAGATGAGTATGGAGATGGAGCGCGAGGAGATCGCCGAGGCTCAGAAGGCCGCGCGGCGCTACATCGATCAGGGCGTGGTGCAATTGGTCGCCTGA
- a CDS encoding RcnB family protein: MNRLTKAAIVALALSTSAVPMLVQAQERDRREYRQDRRDFRHERRDDRRDWREGRYADRGDYRRDRRDDRRDYWDERRDDRRDWRNDRWDRNNRDWWRGRADFRGYNGPRAGYWYAPSYGYYRVEPRYAGYRWRTGGYLPSQYRSYYVRDPYVYGLREAPRGYRYVHADNDILLVAVATGLIASVMSGVY; encoded by the coding sequence ATGAATCGCCTCACCAAGGCCGCCATCGTCGCCCTGGCCCTTTCGACGTCCGCCGTGCCGATGCTCGTTCAGGCGCAGGAGCGCGACCGCCGCGAATATCGTCAGGACCGCCGCGACTTCCGCCACGAACGCCGCGATGATCGTCGCGACTGGCGCGAGGGTCGTTACGCCGATCGCGGCGATTACCGTCGTGACCGCCGCGATGATCGCCGCGACTATTGGGACGAGCGTCGCGACGACCGCCGCGATTGGCGCAACGACCGTTGGGACCGCAACAATCGGGACTGGTGGCGTGGCCGTGCGGACTTCCGCGGCTACAATGGGCCGCGCGCCGGCTATTGGTATGCGCCCAGCTACGGCTATTATCGCGTCGAGCCGCGTTACGCCGGTTATCGCTGGCGCACCGGCGGATATCTGCCGTCCCAATACCGCAGCTACTATGTCCGCGATCCGTATGTTTACGGTCTGCGCGAGGCTCCACGCGGCTATCGCTACGTCCATGCCGACAATGACATCCTGCTGGTCGCCGTGGCCACAGGGCTGATCGCCAGCGTCATGTCCGGCGTCTATTAA
- a CDS encoding RcnB family protein: MRREFRQRFDAERWRRDFYRDRRTDWWRNDNRFSSYDGFRAGFYFAPGWGYYSVPRSYWGRNWSVGQYLPQAFWRYQLQDWRTYGLGYPPPGTRWVSVDNGLYLIDEYDGYIIDVVRDAWRW; encoded by the coding sequence ATGCGCCGCGAGTTCCGTCAGCGGTTCGACGCCGAGCGCTGGCGGCGCGACTTCTATCGGGACCGTCGCACCGACTGGTGGCGCAACGACAATCGCTTCAGCAGCTATGACGGCTTTCGTGCGGGCTTCTATTTCGCGCCGGGCTGGGGCTACTACAGCGTCCCTCGGTCCTACTGGGGTCGCAACTGGTCCGTGGGCCAATATCTGCCTCAAGCCTTCTGGCGCTATCAGCTTCAGGACTGGCGCACCTACGGCCTGGGCTATCCACCGCCTGGAACGCGCTGGGTGTCTGTCGATAACGGCCTGTATCTGATCGACGAATACGACGGCTATATTATCGATGTTGTCCGAGACGCCTGGCGCTGGTGA
- the gatB gene encoding Asp-tRNA(Asn)/Glu-tRNA(Gln) amidotransferase subunit GatB yields the protein MTDTVSNAKTIKGRTGDWEIVMGLEIHAQVASRAKLFSGAAVGFGAGPNEQVSLVDAGFPGMLPTLNKHCVEQAVKTGLGLRAQINRRSQFDRKNYFYPDLPTGYQISQLYYPIVGEGVVEVEAEDGSFFNVGIERLHLEQDAGKLIHDLSPTESYVDLNRAGTALMEIVSRPDLRTPEEAVAYVKKIRTILIYLGTCDGDMEKGNLRADVNVSVCRAGNYDKFKETGDFSFLGTRCEIKNVNSFRFISQAIQYEARRQIEILEDGGSITQETRLYDATAGETRSMRSKEEAQDYRYFPDPDLLPLDLEQAWIDDIKASLPELPDDKRKRLMADYGLSQYDAIVLISEQAKADYFEEAAKGRDAKLVSNWVTNEVSARLAADGKDFSDNPLPAAHVAQLVELIETKVISSKIAKEVFDHVWNEEGSPAEVVEKHGLKQVTDTGAIEKAVDDIIAANPDKAAAVAEKPQAIGWFVGQVMKATGGKANPAAVNDILKAKLGL from the coding sequence ATGACCGACACTGTTTCGAATGCGAAAACCATCAAGGGCCGCACCGGCGATTGGGAAATCGTCATGGGGCTGGAAATCCACGCCCAGGTGGCGTCCAGGGCCAAGCTGTTCTCAGGGGCCGCCGTCGGCTTTGGCGCGGGGCCGAACGAGCAGGTGTCGCTGGTGGATGCGGGTTTCCCCGGCATGTTGCCGACCCTGAACAAACACTGCGTCGAACAGGCGGTGAAGACGGGTCTGGGCCTGCGCGCGCAGATCAATCGCCGCAGCCAGTTCGACCGCAAGAACTATTTCTATCCCGACCTGCCGACCGGCTATCAGATCAGCCAGCTCTATTACCCCATCGTGGGCGAGGGCGTGGTCGAGGTGGAGGCCGAGGACGGCAGCTTCTTCAATGTGGGCATCGAGCGCCTGCACCTGGAGCAGGACGCCGGCAAGTTGATCCACGATCTGTCGCCGACCGAAAGCTATGTCGATCTGAACCGGGCGGGCACGGCGCTGATGGAAATCGTGTCGCGACCCGACCTGCGCACGCCCGAAGAGGCGGTGGCCTATGTCAAGAAAATCCGCACCATCCTGATCTATCTGGGCACCTGCGACGGCGACATGGAGAAGGGCAATCTGCGCGCCGATGTGAACGTGTCCGTCTGCCGCGCGGGCAACTACGACAAGTTCAAGGAAACGGGCGATTTCAGCTTCCTGGGCACGCGCTGCGAGATCAAGAACGTCAACAGCTTCCGCTTCATTTCTCAAGCGATCCAGTATGAGGCGCGCCGCCAGATCGAGATTCTAGAAGACGGCGGTTCGATCACGCAGGAAACCCGCCTGTACGACGCGACCGCAGGCGAAACCCGTTCGATGCGCTCCAAGGAAGAAGCTCAGGATTACCGCTATTTCCCCGATCCCGACCTGCTGCCGCTGGACTTGGAACAGGCCTGGATCGACGACATCAAGGCGTCTCTGCCTGAACTGCCCGACGACAAGCGCAAGCGTCTGATGGCCGACTATGGCCTGTCGCAATACGACGCCATCGTGCTGATCTCGGAACAGGCCAAGGCGGATTATTTCGAAGAGGCCGCCAAGGGGCGAGACGCCAAGCTGGTGTCCAACTGGGTCACGAACGAGGTTTCGGCCCGTCTGGCGGCTGACGGCAAGGATTTCAGCGACAATCCGTTGCCCGCCGCCCATGTGGCGCAACTGGTCGAGCTGATCGAGACGAAAGTCATCTCGTCCAAGATCGCCAAGGAGGTGTTCGATCACGTCTGGAACGAAGAGGGTTCGCCGGCCGAGGTGGTCGAGAAGCACGGCTTGAAACAGGTGACGGATACTGGCGCCATCGAGAAGGCCGTCGATGACATCATCGCCGCCAACCCGGACAAGGCGGCGGCGGTGGCCGAAAAGCCCCAGGCTATCGGCTGGTTCGTCGGTCAGGTCATGAAGGCCACGGGCGGCAAGGCCAATCCGGCCGCCGTCAACGACATCCTGAAGGCTAAACTGGGCCTCTGA
- the adhP gene encoding alcohol dehydrogenase AdhP codes for MPKTMKAAVVREFGKPLTIEEVAVPQPGPGQIQVKIEASGVCHTDLHAAEGDWPVKPNPPFIPGHEGVGYVSAVGAGVKLVKEGDRVGVPWLYSSCGHCKHCLGGWETLCHEQENTGYSVNGGFAEYAIADPNYVGHLPANVSFNDIAPILCAGVTVYKGLKMTETKPGDWVVISGIGGLGHVAVQYAKAMGMNVAAVDVDDAKLDLARRLGATVTVNAKTSNDPAADIKAQTDGGAQGVLVTAVSPKAFEQAVNMTSRGATIALNGLPPGDFPLSIFDMVLNGTTVRGSIVGTRLDLQEALQFAADEKVKATVSVEPLENINDIFQRMHKGQIEGRVVMTIN; via the coding sequence ATGCCCAAGACCATGAAGGCCGCTGTCGTGCGTGAGTTCGGCAAGCCGTTGACCATCGAGGAAGTCGCCGTGCCCCAGCCGGGACCCGGCCAGATCCAGGTCAAGATCGAAGCGTCCGGCGTGTGCCACACCGATCTGCACGCCGCTGAAGGCGACTGGCCCGTCAAACCCAACCCGCCGTTCATCCCCGGCCATGAAGGCGTCGGCTACGTCTCGGCCGTGGGGGCGGGGGTCAAGCTGGTCAAGGAAGGCGACCGGGTGGGCGTGCCCTGGCTTTATTCGTCGTGCGGCCATTGCAAACACTGCCTGGGCGGTTGGGAAACCCTGTGCCACGAGCAGGAGAACACCGGCTATTCCGTCAATGGCGGTTTCGCCGAATACGCCATCGCCGATCCGAACTACGTCGGCCACCTGCCGGCCAATGTCAGCTTCAACGACATCGCCCCGATCCTGTGCGCGGGGGTGACGGTCTACAAAGGCCTGAAGATGACCGAGACCAAGCCGGGGGATTGGGTGGTCATCTCGGGCATCGGCGGTCTGGGCCATGTCGCGGTTCAATACGCCAAGGCCATGGGCATGAATGTCGCAGCGGTTGATGTGGACGACGCCAAGCTGGACCTGGCCCGGCGTCTGGGCGCGACCGTGACGGTCAACGCCAAGACCTCCAACGATCCCGCCGCCGACATCAAGGCCCAGACGGACGGGGGCGCCCAAGGCGTGCTGGTCACCGCCGTCTCGCCCAAGGCGTTCGAGCAGGCGGTCAACATGACCTCGCGCGGGGCGACCATCGCGCTGAACGGTCTTCCGCCCGGCGACTTCCCGCTGTCAATCTTCGACATGGTGCTGAACGGCACGACGGTGCGTGGCTCCATCGTGGGCACGCGGCTGGACCTGCAGGAGGCGCTTCAGTTCGCCGCCGACGAAAAGGTCAAGGCGACGGTTTCCGTCGAGCCGCTGGAGAACATCAACGACATCTTCCAGCGGATGCACAAGGGCCAGATCGAGGGCCGGGTGGTGATGACCATCAACTGA
- a CDS encoding aldehyde dehydrogenase, which yields MTKPEFIRAATPKYKARYDNFIGGQWVAPVNGRYFENTSPVNGRVLCEVARSDAADVELALDAAHAAKDAWGKTSPAQRALILNRVADRIEANLQAVAEAETWDNGKPVRETLAADIPLAVDHFRYFAGCIRAQEGGISELDNDTVAYHFHEPLGVVGQIIPWNFPILMAAWKIAPALAAGNCIVMKPAEQTPASILLVMELIQDILPAGVLNIVSGTGAEVGEPLATNPRIAKIAFTGSTAVGQKIMEYATKNIIPVTLELGGKSPNIFFKDVMDHDDAFLDKALEGFAMFALNQGEVCTCPSRALVHEDIYDAFIEKAIARVKAIKQGDPLDPETQVGAQASDQQLKKILGYLDIGKAEGAEVLTGGEQAVLKDDLSGGFYVEPTVFKGTNNMRIFQEEIFGPVLAVTTFKTLEEAIEIANDTEYGLGAGVWSRDMNTAYRAGRAIQAGRVWTNCYHQYPAHAAFGGYKKSGIGRENHRMMLDHYQQTKNLLVSYSPDKLGFF from the coding sequence ATGACCAAGCCCGAATTCATCCGCGCCGCGACCCCCAAATACAAGGCGCGCTATGACAACTTCATCGGCGGCCAATGGGTCGCCCCCGTCAACGGCCGCTATTTCGAGAACACCTCCCCGGTGAACGGCCGCGTCCTGTGCGAAGTCGCACGTTCGGACGCGGCCGACGTCGAACTGGCGCTGGACGCCGCCCACGCCGCCAAGGACGCCTGGGGCAAGACCAGCCCCGCCCAGCGCGCCCTGATCCTGAACCGCGTCGCCGACCGGATCGAAGCCAATCTTCAGGCCGTCGCCGAAGCCGAGACCTGGGACAACGGCAAGCCGGTCCGTGAGACCCTGGCCGCCGACATCCCCTTGGCCGTTGACCATTTCCGCTATTTCGCCGGATGCATCCGTGCGCAGGAAGGCGGGATTTCGGAACTGGATAACGACACCGTCGCCTACCACTTCCACGAGCCGCTGGGCGTGGTCGGCCAGATCATTCCGTGGAACTTCCCGATCCTGATGGCCGCTTGGAAGATCGCCCCGGCCCTGGCGGCGGGCAACTGCATCGTGATGAAGCCGGCCGAACAGACCCCGGCATCGATCCTGCTGGTCATGGAACTGATCCAGGACATCCTGCCTGCGGGCGTGCTGAACATCGTGTCCGGCACCGGCGCCGAGGTCGGCGAGCCGCTGGCCACCAATCCGCGCATCGCCAAGATCGCCTTCACCGGCTCGACCGCCGTTGGCCAGAAGATCATGGAATATGCGACCAAGAACATCATTCCGGTGACGCTGGAGCTGGGCGGCAAGTCGCCGAACATCTTCTTCAAGGATGTGATGGATCACGACGACGCCTTCCTGGACAAGGCGCTGGAAGGCTTCGCCATGTTCGCGCTGAACCAGGGCGAGGTCTGCACCTGCCCCAGCCGGGCCCTGGTGCATGAGGACATCTATGACGCCTTCATCGAGAAGGCGATCGCGCGGGTGAAGGCGATCAAGCAGGGCGATCCGCTGGACCCCGAAACCCAAGTCGGCGCCCAGGCGTCGGACCAGCAACTCAAGAAAATCCTGGGCTATCTGGACATCGGCAAGGCCGAGGGCGCCGAGGTCCTGACGGGCGGCGAGCAGGCGGTGCTGAAGGACGATCTGTCCGGCGGCTTCTATGTCGAGCCGACCGTGTTCAAGGGCACGAACAATATGCGGATTTTCCAGGAGGAAATCTTCGGCCCGGTCCTGGCCGTGACCACCTTCAAGACGCTGGAAGAAGCCATCGAAATCGCCAACGACACCGAATACGGCCTGGGTGCGGGCGTCTGGTCGCGCGACATGAACACCGCCTATCGCGCTGGCCGCGCCATTCAGGCCGGACGGGTCTGGACCAACTGCTATCACCAGTATCCGGCCCACGCGGCCTTCGGCGGCTACAAGAAGTCGGGCATCGGGCGTGAGAACCACCGGATGATGCTGGATCACTATCAGCAGACCAAGAACCTGCTGGTCAGCTACAGCCCCGACAAGCTGGGCTTCTTCTGA
- a CDS encoding GAF domain-containing protein: protein MGERAGNDHRSLIKQVLDDGAGPARSALAASWRRSMTLYGLDPENQGQVVTVTDGQLRAAREAMQPVTQAAQGVLDRLFLAVGDAGCCVLLCDASGVPVERRGMASDDDTFHRWGLWPGAVWSEAVEGTNGIGTALAEKRPVTIHRDQHFHARNIGLSCSSHPIYDHLGRLAGALDVSSCRADQTEAMLGLITAAVADAARAIEAQAFRKAFAEARIVLAGDVVERNTAALLAVDRDDLVVGATRAARLALSITDERIAGQLAASEVLGGGSIEADLLEAERGAVRRALALNNGNVSAAARGLGVSRATLHRKLHRLGLAGAAH from the coding sequence ATGGGCGAGCGCGCAGGAAACGACCACCGCAGCCTGATCAAACAGGTGCTGGACGATGGGGCCGGGCCGGCCCGCTCCGCCCTGGCGGCGTCGTGGCGGCGGTCGATGACCCTGTATGGTCTGGACCCTGAAAACCAGGGTCAGGTCGTCACCGTGACGGACGGCCAGCTTCGCGCCGCCCGCGAGGCGATGCAGCCGGTGACGCAGGCGGCGCAGGGCGTGCTGGACCGGTTGTTCCTGGCCGTGGGCGACGCCGGATGCTGCGTCCTGCTGTGCGACGCCTCGGGCGTGCCGGTCGAGCGCCGGGGCATGGCCAGCGACGACGACACCTTTCATCGCTGGGGCCTGTGGCCCGGCGCCGTCTGGTCCGAGGCGGTCGAGGGCACCAACGGCATCGGCACGGCCCTGGCCGAAAAGCGGCCGGTGACCATCCACCGCGACCAGCATTTCCATGCGCGCAACATCGGTTTGAGCTGTTCCAGCCATCCGATCTACGACCATCTGGGGCGACTGGCCGGCGCCTTGGACGTATCCTCGTGCCGGGCGGATCAGACCGAGGCCATGCTGGGCCTGATCACCGCCGCCGTAGCCGATGCGGCGCGCGCCATCGAGGCCCAGGCCTTCCGCAAGGCTTTTGCCGAAGCCAGGATCGTCCTGGCCGGCGATGTGGTCGAGCGCAACACGGCGGCCCTTCTGGCGGTGGATCGCGACGACCTGGTGGTCGGGGCCACGCGGGCGGCGCGACTGGCCCTGTCGATCACGGACGAGCGGATCGCGGGACAACTGGCGGCGTCGGAGGTTCTGGGCGGCGGCTCAATCGAGGCGGACCTTCTGGAGGCCGAACGCGGGGCGGTCCGGCGGGCGCTGGCGCTGAACAACGGCAATGTGTCGGCGGCGGCGCGGGGCCTGGGCGTCAGCCGCGCGACCCTGCATCGCAAACTGCATCGACTGGGCCTGGCGGGCGCCGCCCACTGA